In one window of Jatrophihabitans sp. DNA:
- a CDS encoding GMC family oxidoreductase — protein sequence MTAELRSDYDLIIVGGGVAGCVLASAAQQLPGLSVLLIEAGADYGPRRHEWPAGILDARELPREDLWNPGSAPHAWRGRVLGGSSCVNGCWHTWGADCDYDEWAEAAGPAGASFTALGLEPHRAAAARRLRIRPVTEDETSLWSAASVAGAQRLGYPLVEDLAARTAGAGVGLPPINAVGDLRWNAAFGYLDDCRADPELDILDRATVQRLDFTGGRVTGVLVRQGERLRRFSAATVVLTAGAFGSPAVLMRSGIGHPRRLIEDGVSPLHELPGVGANLSDHPGVTLRLTASDALRQALAEIERRGKLYASQVALKAASSVCSTDPPAGEWDLHLLPTAGAPLFGARAPGEFEVGITAFLMKPRSRGTVRLSGDGQAEPDQNYLSDPDGHDVQALADGLELAGELAATPELAGLAAVDGTPDLADRSPAGLARLRGSLGTYWHPVGSCALGTDPDRGAVVDGRGRVHGFDNLLVLDASILPSTPRANTQLSVLAVASMLAGQLVAELR from the coding sequence GTGACCGCAGAGCTGCGGAGCGACTACGACCTGATCATCGTGGGCGGTGGTGTCGCGGGATGCGTGCTGGCCTCGGCGGCTCAGCAACTGCCCGGGCTGTCCGTGCTGCTCATCGAAGCAGGCGCCGACTACGGACCGCGCCGTCATGAGTGGCCGGCCGGCATCCTCGACGCGCGGGAGCTGCCCAGAGAGGATCTGTGGAACCCGGGCTCGGCGCCGCACGCCTGGCGCGGCAGGGTGCTCGGCGGCAGCTCCTGCGTGAACGGTTGCTGGCACACCTGGGGAGCTGACTGCGACTACGACGAGTGGGCCGAGGCCGCCGGCCCGGCCGGCGCGTCCTTCACCGCGCTCGGGCTGGAACCGCACCGGGCAGCGGCGGCCCGGCGGTTGCGGATCCGTCCGGTGACCGAGGACGAGACCTCGCTGTGGAGCGCCGCCAGCGTGGCCGGCGCCCAGCGGCTGGGCTACCCGCTCGTCGAGGACCTGGCCGCACGCACGGCGGGCGCCGGAGTCGGCCTGCCGCCGATCAACGCGGTCGGCGACCTGCGGTGGAACGCCGCCTTCGGCTACCTGGACGACTGCCGTGCCGACCCCGAACTCGACATCCTGGATCGGGCCACCGTGCAACGGCTGGACTTCACCGGAGGCCGCGTGACCGGTGTGCTGGTACGCCAGGGTGAGCGGCTCAGGCGCTTCTCGGCCGCGACGGTGGTGCTCACCGCCGGCGCCTTCGGCTCGCCAGCGGTGCTGATGCGCAGCGGGATCGGCCATCCGCGGCGGCTGATCGAGGACGGGGTGTCCCCGCTGCACGAGCTGCCCGGCGTCGGGGCGAACCTGTCCGACCATCCCGGGGTGACGCTGCGGCTCACCGCCTCGGACGCGTTGCGCCAGGCGCTGGCCGAGATCGAGCGACGCGGAAAGCTCTATGCCAGCCAGGTGGCCCTCAAGGCCGCCTCCTCGGTGTGCTCGACCGATCCACCGGCCGGCGAATGGGACCTGCACCTGTTGCCGACAGCCGGCGCGCCGCTGTTCGGAGCCCGGGCGCCGGGCGAGTTCGAGGTCGGCATCACCGCCTTCCTGATGAAGCCCCGTTCCCGCGGGACGGTGCGACTCAGCGGCGACGGGCAGGCCGAGCCGGACCAGAACTACCTCTCCGACCCCGACGGCCATGACGTTCAGGCACTGGCCGACGGCCTGGAACTGGCCGGCGAACTCGCGGCCACCCCCGAGCTGGCCGGACTGGCCGCGGTGGACGGCACGCCGGACCTGGCTGATCGCAGCCCGGCGGGCCTGGCTCGGCTGCGCGGCTCGCTGGGCACCTACTGGCACCCGGTGGGCAGCTGCGCGCTGGGCACCGACCCTGACCGCGGGGCGGTGGTCGACGGCCGGGGCCGGGTGCACGGTTTCGACAACCTGCTCGTGCTGGACGCCTCGATCCTGCCGAGCACGCCGCGGGCCAACACCCAGCTCAGCGTGCTGGCGGTGGCCTCGATGCTGGCCGGCCAGCTGGTTGCCGAGCTTCGATGA
- a CDS encoding MFS transporter, giving the protein MTVPAQAHHGLSSYRVCLSQPYAVALISSNLLGRIPNGMATLAIVLFLRASGRSFAEVGVVIASFGLASAVGGPVLGRAIDRAGQVLVLTAAGLGSAAGFCLLTTVGEANLLYVEGCVVLAGLLSPPLEPALRSLWSTLLTDRATIEVAYALDTSLQELLYILGPFLAVMLFAVLPAEVALYVLSATMVIGTVLFVSLPPVRHWQPPARTPDWAGALRSRTLVVILASMFWVGSSIGVLNVVVVAYAEQAGSQSYSGGLLGTASIGGLVGGLLYGARRWRGDGVRRLRWLLAAMALAYLPLALTPPPALMFAFMFAAGFFLAPVLACGFVLIAGHAPAGTVTEAFAWVTTLFLAGSALGSSISGVSVGGTLGLRGSFLLTALCAAVALLVAVVALRGEVAPTGDGAVVE; this is encoded by the coding sequence ATGACCGTGCCGGCGCAGGCCCATCACGGGCTGAGCAGCTACCGGGTCTGCCTGAGCCAGCCGTATGCCGTCGCGCTGATCAGCTCCAACCTGCTGGGGCGGATACCCAACGGCATGGCGACGCTGGCCATCGTGCTGTTCCTGCGCGCCAGCGGCCGGTCCTTCGCCGAGGTGGGGGTGGTGATCGCCAGCTTCGGGCTGGCCTCGGCCGTCGGCGGGCCGGTGCTGGGACGCGCCATCGACCGGGCCGGCCAGGTGCTGGTGCTGACCGCGGCCGGGCTGGGCTCGGCCGCCGGGTTCTGCCTGCTCACCACCGTGGGCGAGGCCAACCTGCTCTACGTCGAAGGCTGCGTGGTGCTGGCGGGCCTGCTCTCACCACCGCTGGAACCCGCATTGCGCAGCCTGTGGTCCACTTTGCTGACAGACCGGGCCACCATCGAGGTGGCGTACGCGCTGGACACCTCGCTGCAAGAATTGCTTTACATTCTCGGGCCGTTCCTGGCAGTGATGCTGTTCGCGGTCCTTCCTGCCGAGGTCGCGCTGTACGTGCTGAGCGCGACCATGGTGATCGGCACCGTGCTGTTCGTCAGCCTCCCTCCGGTCCGCCACTGGCAACCGCCGGCCCGCACCCCGGACTGGGCCGGCGCGCTGAGGTCCCGGACCCTGGTGGTGATCCTGGCCAGCATGTTCTGGGTGGGCAGCTCGATCGGCGTGCTCAACGTCGTCGTGGTCGCCTATGCCGAGCAGGCGGGCTCGCAGTCCTACTCCGGCGGCCTGCTCGGCACCGCCTCGATCGGCGGCCTGGTCGGCGGCCTGCTCTACGGCGCCCGGCGCTGGCGGGGCGACGGGGTCCGCCGGTTGCGCTGGCTGCTGGCCGCGATGGCGCTGGCCTACCTTCCGCTGGCGCTGACCCCGCCACCGGCGCTGATGTTCGCCTTCATGTTCGCCGCCGGCTTCTTCCTGGCGCCGGTCCTGGCGTGCGGGTTCGTGCTGATCGCCGGGCATGCCCCGGCCGGCACCGTGACCGAGGCCTTCGCCTGGGTCACCACGCTGTTCCTGGCCGGCAGCGCGCTCGGCTCGTCGATCTCCGGGGTGAGCGTCGGCGGCACGCTGGGCCTGCGCGGCTCGTTCCTGCTGACGGCGCTGTGCGCGGCCGTCGCGTTGCTGGTGGCGGTGGTGGCGCTGCGGGGCGAGGTCGCGCCGACCGGCGATGGCGCCGTCGTCGAGTAG
- a CDS encoding inositol monophosphatase has product MLSPAQLAFVTGSIQRVAAEVILPRFGQLAAGDIVEKSPGDVVTIADRDAELALAELLVRLLPGSVVVGEEAVAASPAGLEALHGPAPVWIIDPIDGTEAFVTGSPRFATLVALAQHGRLLASWTHAPLLELTATAVAGQGAYLNGRSITVARPGPGLRGLDVALPQPRWWAGQDRERFNALFLTGISPAFFDTSGLVYVELAAGRRSAMVVNWELPWDHAAGLLLHAEAGGHTRTAAGAPFNLAGGNAMPVAVAPDPQLAELLLAGCSAQTPQPVEHRPDLG; this is encoded by the coding sequence GTGCTCAGCCCCGCGCAGCTCGCCTTCGTCACCGGCTCGATCCAGCGGGTGGCCGCAGAGGTGATCCTGCCGCGCTTCGGCCAGCTCGCGGCCGGCGACATCGTGGAGAAGTCCCCCGGCGACGTGGTCACGATCGCCGACCGGGATGCCGAGCTGGCGCTGGCAGAGCTGCTGGTGCGCCTGCTGCCGGGCTCGGTGGTGGTCGGCGAGGAGGCGGTCGCGGCCAGTCCGGCCGGCCTGGAGGCGCTGCACGGCCCGGCGCCGGTCTGGATCATCGACCCGATCGACGGCACCGAGGCCTTCGTGACCGGAAGCCCCCGGTTCGCCACCCTGGTCGCGCTGGCCCAGCACGGCCGGCTGCTGGCTTCCTGGACCCACGCCCCGCTGCTGGAACTGACCGCCACCGCCGTCGCCGGCCAGGGCGCCTACCTCAACGGCCGGTCGATCACGGTGGCCCGGCCGGGCCCGGGGCTGCGCGGCCTGGACGTGGCGCTGCCCCAACCGCGCTGGTGGGCCGGGCAGGATCGCGAGCGCTTCAACGCGCTGTTCCTGACCGGCATCTCCCCCGCCTTCTTCGACACCTCGGGCCTGGTCTACGTCGAGCTTGCCGCCGGCCGCCGGTCGGCGATGGTGGTGAACTGGGAGCTGCCCTGGGACCACGCCGCCGGGCTGCTGCTGCATGCCGAGGCCGGCGGCCACACCCGGACCGCCGCGGGGGCGCCGTTCAACCTGGCCGGCGGCAACGCGATGCCGGTGGCGGTCGCGCCGGACCCCCAGCTCGCGGAGCTGTTGCTGGCCGGCTGCTCAGCGCAGACTCCGCAACCGGTCGAACACCGCCCCGACCTCGGCTAG
- the purB gene encoding adenylosuccinate lyase, whose protein sequence is MPDRPVLDRYTSPEMAAIWSDQRTLALWREVELAVLEAWTHAGAATAATLAAARAVPAPSPREVAEEERRTRHDVVAFVNVWTAPMPSAVARWVHRGVTSSDIVDTATGLRLAQVSDLLVTAADRLVAVLRDHALAHQRTVQVGRTHGQHAAPTVWGLRVADFAFAVARCRDRLAEARGSVAVAKISGPVGSYAGLGPDLEQRVASALRLLPSPVSTQVVMRDSIAHWMSCLALLATVCEAIALEVRHGARSEVAELAESFRDGQAGSSVMPHKRNPVTAEKICGLARVVRGYVNPVMEGVALWHQRDISHSSVERVCLPDASAILEHLLRSTAELVTDLVVDSDRMRANLAAAGSTVFSHAALEILLDSGLDRQRAYALIQNRAHAGANGSLLTSLQAAALADGIDIPPGRWAAITDLDRELAEVGAVFDRLRSLR, encoded by the coding sequence CGTGAGGTAGAGCTGGCGGTGCTGGAGGCCTGGACGCACGCCGGGGCGGCCACCGCCGCGACGCTGGCCGCCGCCCGGGCCGTTCCGGCGCCGTCGCCCCGCGAGGTCGCCGAGGAGGAACGCCGGACCCGCCATGACGTGGTGGCCTTCGTCAACGTCTGGACCGCGCCGATGCCTTCGGCGGTCGCCAGGTGGGTGCACCGCGGGGTGACCAGTTCTGACATCGTCGACACCGCCACCGGGCTGCGGCTGGCCCAGGTCAGCGATCTGCTGGTGACAGCGGCTGACCGGCTGGTCGCGGTGCTGCGCGATCACGCGCTGGCCCACCAGCGCACCGTCCAGGTCGGACGCACCCACGGCCAGCACGCCGCGCCGACCGTGTGGGGGTTGCGGGTGGCCGACTTCGCCTTCGCGGTGGCCCGCTGCCGCGACCGGCTGGCCGAGGCCCGCGGCTCGGTAGCGGTGGCCAAGATTTCGGGGCCGGTGGGCAGCTATGCCGGCCTCGGCCCGGACCTCGAGCAGCGGGTGGCCAGCGCGCTGCGGCTGCTGCCCAGCCCGGTCTCGACCCAGGTGGTGATGCGAGACTCGATCGCGCACTGGATGTCATGCCTGGCGTTGCTGGCAACCGTCTGCGAGGCCATCGCCCTGGAAGTCCGGCACGGCGCCCGCTCCGAGGTGGCCGAGCTCGCCGAGTCCTTCCGCGACGGGCAGGCCGGGTCCTCGGTGATGCCGCACAAGCGCAACCCCGTCACGGCGGAGAAGATCTGCGGCCTGGCCCGGGTGGTGCGCGGCTATGTCAACCCGGTCATGGAGGGCGTGGCGCTGTGGCACCAGCGCGACATCTCCCACTCCTCGGTCGAGCGGGTCTGCCTGCCGGACGCCTCGGCGATCCTGGAGCACCTGCTGAGGAGCACCGCGGAGCTGGTCACCGACCTGGTGGTGGACTCCGACCGGATGCGCGCCAACCTCGCCGCGGCCGGCTCGACCGTGTTCAGCCATGCCGCGCTGGAGATCCTGCTCGACTCGGGACTGGATCGGCAGCGCGCCTACGCCCTGATCCAGAACCGCGCGCACGCCGGCGCCAACGGCTCGTTGCTGACCTCGCTGCAGGCCGCGGCGCTGGCTGACGGCATCGACATCCCGCCCGGCCGCTGGGCCGCGATCACCGACCTGGACCGGGAGCTAGCCGAGGTCGGGGCGGTGTTCGACCGGTTGCGGAGTCTGCGCTGA